The DNA sequence CGAAAACGACGCCATGCTCAAGGTTTTCGGCGCCCATCCGAGTTACCTGCATGCGTTCGCGCCGATGCCTTACCTTCCGGTCGGCCAAGGCGCCACCGGTAAGCGGTCCGACTTCATGACCGTCGACGAGGTGGCCGATGTGGTGGTCTGGCTGGCCGGTGATGCCTCCTCGACCCTGTCGGGTTCACAGATCCGCATCGACCGCGGCGTGATGAAGTACTAGCCGGCTGATCGGCTCAGCCCGGAAGCACCAGCACCGGAACGGGGCTGTGCCGCAGGATCTTTGTGCCGCGGGACCCGAGGAACACCCGGGCCATGTCACCGCGCGGTGAGGTGCCCAGCGCAAGGATGTCGCCGTCCTGCCATTCGGCGGCGTCCAGCGCCTGATCCCAGCCGTTGCCGCTGACCACCTGCAGCACCACGTCGTCACCCACCACGCCGTCGGTACGCAGCTTGGCCAGCAGCTCGCGGGCACTCGCCTCCCACGCGGCGAGGATCGAATCCTCGGCATGCAGACCGACTTCCGGTGGGTACATGGTGCGCCCGCGCACCGCGAAGGTGATCACCCGCAGCGGAACCTCGAGCCGAATCGCCAAGTCGGCGATGCGCTTGACCACTCCCACAGATTCGGGAGTTCCCGGGTAGCCACAGGTGATGCGGGTCAACGCTCCGGACCGGGCGATGCGGTAACCCCGCGGTGCGATCGCCAGCGGAACCGGCGAGGAATGCAGCAGCCGGTCGGCGGTCGACCCGACCACCACCTGCCCGAACTGGCCGTTGGATGACGATCCCAGCACCAGCAGGTCGGCGCCGAGTTCGTCGACCACCTCGGTCAGCCCGCGGGACACCGAGCGGTGGGAATGGCTGTGGTAGGTCACTGCCATCCCGTCGCAGACCGAATCGAGATAGCGCTGTGCCTCTTGTGCCGAGTCGGCACCGAGTTGTCCTGCCCACGAGGCATATTCGGCGTCGATCCGCGCCGGCGACGGGGTGGTCCACGGCTTGGGGACGATGGTCGCCACCGTCAGCGACGTGCGCAGTGTCCTGGCCGCACCCACCGCCAGATTCAGCGGGGCGGTACCACTCTTTCCGGCCAGGTAGCCGACGACGACCGTCACGACGCATCCCGGGGCGGGTTGACCACTTCGACGGCGTCCACACCCGGCGCAGCGCTGGCGATCACGCCGTCACCACCATCGTTGAGCGCACTGTGGTGCCGGCTCCACAGCAGGTAGTAGACCAAGGCCACGGCCACC is a window from the Mycolicibacterium anyangense genome containing:
- a CDS encoding universal stress protein; amino-acid sequence: MTVVVGYLAGKSGTAPLNLAVGAARTLRTSLTVATIVPKPWTTPSPARIDAEYASWAGQLGADSAQEAQRYLDSVCDGMAVTYHSHSHRSVSRGLTEVVDELGADLLVLGSSSNGQFGQVVVGSTADRLLHSSPVPLAIAPRGYRIARSGALTRITCGYPGTPESVGVVKRIADLAIRLEVPLRVITFAVRGRTMYPPEVGLHAEDSILAAWEASARELLAKLRTDGVVGDDVVLQVVSGNGWDQALDAAEWQDGDILALGTSPRGDMARVFLGSRGTKILRHSPVPVLVLPG